A single window of Pseudomonas benzenivorans DNA harbors:
- the ccoG gene encoding cytochrome c oxidase accessory protein CcoG yields MSSQIPVKDVTPAPAKVESVDLYASREKIYTRAFTGLFRNLRMLGGALLFILYFGTVWLSWDGRQAVWWDLPARKFHIFGATYWPQDFVLLSALLIIAAFGLFFITVFAGRVWCGYTCPQSVFTWVFMWAEKVTEGDRNQRMKLDKAPMSGQKVLRKAAKHGIWVGVSLTTALTFVGYFSPIRELIPELLTLQAGGWAVFWVGFFTLATYGNAGWLREQVCIYMCPYARFQSVMFDQDTLIVSYDPRRGEHRGPRKKDADYKAEGLGDCIDCKMCVQVCPTGIDIRDGLQIECIGCAACIDACDSIMDKMNYPKGLISYTTEHNLSGQQTHLARPRLIGYAVALLAMIGLFVWAIASRPLVELDVIKDRVLYRENEAGRIENVYTLKIMNKSQRDMTYLIEADGLDGLVYEGKREIKALAGEVLSLPIELSIAPEQLPSSANEIRFRIQSADTPSIHNDADSRFIGPSVR; encoded by the coding sequence ATGAGTTCGCAGATTCCGGTAAAAGACGTCACCCCTGCCCCGGCCAAGGTCGAGTCCGTCGACCTGTACGCCAGTCGCGAGAAAATCTACACCCGCGCCTTCACCGGCCTGTTCCGCAACCTGCGCATGCTCGGTGGCGCACTGCTGTTCATCCTCTATTTCGGTACTGTCTGGCTCAGCTGGGATGGCCGCCAGGCCGTCTGGTGGGACCTGCCTGCGCGCAAATTCCACATCTTCGGCGCCACCTACTGGCCGCAGGACTTCGTCCTGCTCTCGGCGCTGCTGATCATCGCCGCCTTCGGCCTGTTCTTCATCACCGTGTTCGCCGGTCGCGTCTGGTGCGGCTACACCTGCCCGCAGAGCGTGTTCACCTGGGTGTTCATGTGGGCGGAGAAGGTCACCGAAGGCGATCGCAACCAGCGCATGAAGCTCGACAAGGCCCCCATGTCCGGGCAGAAGGTTCTGCGCAAGGCCGCCAAGCACGGCATCTGGGTCGGGGTGTCCCTGACCACCGCACTGACCTTCGTCGGCTACTTCTCGCCGATCCGCGAGCTGATCCCCGAGCTCCTGACCCTGCAGGCCGGCGGCTGGGCGGTGTTCTGGGTCGGCTTCTTCACCCTGGCCACCTATGGCAACGCCGGCTGGCTGCGCGAACAGGTGTGCATCTACATGTGCCCCTATGCGCGCTTCCAGAGCGTGATGTTCGACCAGGACACCCTGATCGTCTCCTACGACCCGCGCCGCGGCGAACACCGCGGGCCGCGCAAGAAGGACGCCGACTACAAGGCCGAGGGCCTCGGCGACTGCATCGACTGCAAGATGTGCGTGCAGGTCTGCCCCACCGGTATCGACATCCGCGACGGCCTGCAGATCGAATGCATCGGCTGCGCCGCCTGCATCGACGCCTGCGACAGCATCATGGACAAGATGAACTACCCGAAAGGGCTGATCAGTTACACCACCGAACACAACCTGTCCGGGCAGCAGACCCACCTGGCCCGCCCACGACTGATCGGCTACGCCGTGGCCCTGCTGGCGATGATCGGCCTGTTCGTCTGGGCCATCGCCAGCCGCCCGCTGGTGGAGCTGGACGTGATCAAGGATCGCGTCCTGTACCGCGAGAACGAGGCCGGCCGCATCGAGAACGTCTACACCCTGAAGATCATGAACAAGTCGCAGCGCGACATGACCTACCTGATCGAGGCCGACGGTCTCGATGGCCTGGTCTACGAAGGCAAGCGCGAGATCAAGGCCCTGGCCGGCGAGGTGCTGTCGCTGCCGATCGAGCTGTCGATCGCGCCGGAACAGCTTCCCTCCAGCGCCAACGAAATCCGTTTCCGCATCCAGTCCGCCGACACTCCGAGCATTCACAATGACGCCGACAGCCGCTTCATCGGCCCAAGCGTCCGCT